A genomic segment from Peromyscus maniculatus bairdii isolate BWxNUB_F1_BW_parent chromosome 11, HU_Pman_BW_mat_3.1, whole genome shotgun sequence encodes:
- the C1ql2 gene encoding complement C1q-like protein 2, with amino-acid sequence MALGLLIAVPLLLQAAPPGAAHYEMLGTCRMICDPYSVAPAGGPAGAKAPPPGPSTAALEVMQDLSANPPPPFIQGPKGDPGRPGKPGPRGPPGEPGPPGPRGPPGEKGDSGRPGLPGLQLTTSAAGGVGVVGGGAGGGGDTEGEVTSALSAAFSGPKIAFYVGLKSPHEGYEVLKFDDVVTNLGNHYDPTTGKFSCQVRGIYFFTYHILMRGGDGTSMWADLCKNGQVRASAIAQDADQNYDYASNSVVLHLDSGDEVYVKLDGGKAHGGNNNKYSTFSGFLLYPD; translated from the exons ATGGCATTGGGGCTGCTGATCGCGGTGCCCCTGCTGCTGCAGGCGGCTCCCCCAGGCGCGGCTCACTACGAGATGCTGGGCACCTGCCGCATGATCTGTGACCCGTACAGCGTCGCTCCCGCCGGGGGACCCGCGGGCGCCAAGGCTCCACCGCCGGGACCCAGCACCGCTGCCCTGGAAGTTATGCAGGACCTCAGCGCCAATCCCCCGCCTCCCTTTATCCAGGGACCAAAGGGTGATCCAGGACGACCAGGCAAGCCGGGGCCTCGGGGTCCCCCTGGAGAGCCAGGGCCGCCTGGGCCCAGGGGTCCCCCGGGGGAGAAGGGAGATTCGGGGAGGCCGGGGCTACCCGGACTGCAGTTGACAACCAGCGCGGCCGGCGGCGTTGGAGTGGTGGGTGGCGGAGCCGGGGGCGGTGGCGACACGGAGGGCGAAGTGACCAGTGCGCTGAGCGCCGCCTTCAGCGGTCCCAAGATCGCCTTCTACGTGGGACTCAAGAGCCCCCATGAAGGCTACGAGGTGCTCAAGTTCGACGACGTGGTCACCAATCTTGGCAATCACTACGACCCCACCACGGGCAAGTTCAGCTGCCAGGTGCGGGGCATCTACTTCTTCACTTACCACATCCTCATGCGAGGCGGTGATGGGACCAGCATGTGGGCGGATCTCTGCAAAAACGGGCAG GTGCGCGCCAGCGCCATAGCCCAGGACGCGGACCAGAATTACGACTACGCCAGCAACAGCGTCGTACTGCACCTGGATTCCGGCGATGAAGTCTACGTGAAGTTGGACGGCGGGAAAGCTCATGGGGGCAATAACAACAAGTATAGCACGTTCTCGGGCTTTCTCCTGTACCCAGATTAG